Genomic window (Bacillus vallismortis):
ATTGATTTTATTTCCTTCTCCGCCCGGATCAAAAATCAGGCATTGATCATCATTGATGAGAAAATATGCGTTCGCTTGAATCGGCCCAACTGGCATTCGTCTCCATTTCACTATGATCACCTCTTTCTTTTTATGCTCCTATTATGAGGGTTTTTGAAAAAAGATTCAAACAATCGCAATGAAAACGCTATCGACAAACCTCTAAAAAACAGGTAGAATAAAAATGGAAAGAATTGCAGGTTTTTCAATGTAAAGGGGGCTGCGTAATGTTACTTGTCGTGATTTTCGGCCTTGTCGCTCTTTTCGCTTTATGGGGAGTCTTGCGTTCTGTTAAAAATAGAAATATACTTGGATTTTTAATGGCCGGAGCCACCTTATTTGTCTTTGGCTGGTTTACGGTGATGACCGTGATAAACAGCGGCTATCCAACCGCGCATTAAAACCTGTATCCCATTGGATACAGGTTTGTTTTTATTGCTGTAATCGTTTATTGACACTTTCTATTTTGCTTTCAAGCGTCGTTTTTTTGTCACGTCTGTCATCAATTCGGATGTTTGTTGCCACTCTGTGCAGTCCTTTTTGAAACGGTGCTTCGTGAATTTCCTGAATAACTGTGAAAAGGTCACTGAGTTCTCCCTCGATCAGCGTGTTCATCGGTGTCAGCTGGTATTTGATTTTCCCTTCAGCTTGATATTTTCC
Coding sequences:
- a CDS encoding MTH1187 family thiamine-binding protein, producing MAIADVTIIPIGTETPSVSDYVADVQKILGKYQAEGKIKYQLTPMNTLIEGELSDLFTVIQEIHEAPFQKGLHRVATNIRIDDRRDKKTTLESKIESVNKRLQQ
- a CDS encoding DUF2759 domain-containing protein, with amino-acid sequence MLLVVIFGLVALFALWGVLRSVKNRNILGFLMAGATLFVFGWFTVMTVINSGYPTAH